AATGGTGTTCTCATCTCCGCACACTTCGAAAATAAAGTGCCGAGAGCCTTCATCCATCATGGTGCCTTTGAACGCCTGAATTAAGGATTTAAGCTCATCGTGATTTTCGGGCAGGGCCTTGACGCAGATCAGGGCCATTTCCCTTTTTACGGCCTTTTCAACGGTCATGTCCCTGAGCTTGATGACGTTTACCAGACGTTTGATCTGTTTCATGCACTGCTCTAAAATTTCCGGGCGTGTGTAGGTAGTGATTGTGATTCTGGACATGTTGGGATTTGCCGTGGGCGCACCGCAGATGGTTTCAATATTATATCCCCTGCCGGCAAAAAGCCCAGTGATTCTGGCCGTCACTCCAGGTTCATTTTCAACCAACATGGTCAGGGTGTATCTGTTTTTTTTCAAGGGGACGTTACCTCTTTGCCATTGTGGGTGCAGGTGCGGTTACGGCCGTTTTCCTTGGCTGTATATAGCGCTTTGTCCGCCCGTGCAACGAAGGTATCTAAGTCTTCGCCGGGAATGAATTGGGCTACGCCCATGGAGATGGTGATGGTGCCGATATCTTTGCCTGAGCTTTTGGACTGCCATCTCATTTTTTCAAGGCTTATGCGGATTTGTTCGGCCACGGTAAATCCACCGTCTATTTTGGTTTCAGGCAAGGCCATGATAAATTCTTCACCGCCGAATCTGCCG
This window of the uncultured Desulfobacter sp. genome carries:
- the ilvN gene encoding acetolactate synthase small subunit, which produces MKKNRYTLTMLVENEPGVTARITGLFAGRGYNIETICGAPTANPNMSRITITTYTRPEILEQCMKQIKRLVNVIKLRDMTVEKAVKREMALICVKALPENHDELKSLIQAFKGTMMDEGSRHFIFEVCGDENTIDILLEKLSPFGIKKLARSGVLALYREA